One window of the Clupea harengus chromosome 20, Ch_v2.0.2, whole genome shotgun sequence genome contains the following:
- the LOC105902793 gene encoding E3 ubiquitin-protein ligase SH3RF2-like isoform X3, whose amino-acid sequence MTKPPMVLLGFLSAKVLPCQHTFCKPCLQLQESSRSALRCPECRSPVAGTVEELPTNPLLVRLLEGLQDIPLGPAKDKGHVDRVTKDCAPCKGHQDTQSNQHTQELESDRLYSRTIVSREQRDKPGGLDMKSGDVIDEGRKENDNQRRSAHIKAGGGLRPANAVQQTDQSLPQPQQQLPLCTALYDFDVRELDPQHCKDCLTFFKGDVITVIRRVDDSWIEGKLGDRVGIVPLQFTEV is encoded by the exons ATGACAAAACCCCCAATGGTTCTTCTGGGTTTTCTTTCAG CTAAGGTACTGCCGTGCCAGCACACGTTCTGCAAGCCCTGCCTTCAGCTTCAAGAGTCATCGCGCTCGGCCTTGCGCTGTCCGGAGTGTCGTTCTCCCGTAGCAGGAACAGTGGAGGAGCTGCCCACTAATCCGCTGTTAGTCAGACTTCTGGAGGGACTTCAGGATATACCTCTAGGGCCAGCAAAAGACAAGGGACACGTGGACCGCGTTACCAAAGACTGCGCCCCATGCAAAGGACACCAGGACACCCAGTCCAACCAACACACGCAAGAGCTGGAATCTGACAGG TTGTACTCAAGAACCATCGTCAGCAGAGAACAGCGAGATAAACCTGGAGGTCTCGACATGAAATCTGGAGACGTCATCGACGAGGGCCGAAAGGAGAACGACAACCAGCGTCGTTCCGCTCACATAAAGGCAGGCGGTGGCCTCCGCCCCGCTAATGCTGTACAGCAGACCGACCAGTCCCTGCCTCAGCCCCAGCAGCAGTTGCCCCTATGCACTGCCTTGTACGACTTTGACGTGAGAGAGCTGGACCCACAGCACTGCAAAGACTGCTTGACCTTCTTCAAG GGAGATGTCATCACAGTCATTAGACGAGTGGACGACAGCTGGATCGAGGGGAAGTTAGGAGATAGAGTGGGGATAGTTCCGCTGCAATTCACAGAGGTTTga
- the LOC105902793 gene encoding E3 ubiquitin-protein ligase SH3RF2-like isoform X1, with amino-acid sequence MTKPPMVLLGFLSEWNNRMEDLALLDLLECPICLEPLDVTAKVLPCQHTFCKPCLQLQESSRSALRCPECRSPVAGTVEELPTNPLLVRLLEGLQDIPLGPAKDKGHVDRVTKDCAPCKGHQDTQSNQHTQELESDRLYSRTIVSREQRDKPGGLDMKSGDVIDEGRKENDNQRRSAHIKAGGGLRPANAVQQTDQSLPQPQQQLPLCTALYDFDVRELDPQHCKDCLTFFKGDVITVIRRVDDSWIEGKLGDRVGIVPLQFTEV; translated from the exons ATGACAAAACCCCCAATGGTTCTTCTGGGTTTTCTTTCAG AGTGGAATAATAGAATGGAGGATCTGGCTTTGTTGGACTTGCTGGAATGTCCTATTTGTCTGGAACCTCTTGATGTGACAGCTAAGGTACTGCCGTGCCAGCACACGTTCTGCAAGCCCTGCCTTCAGCTTCAAGAGTCATCGCGCTCGGCCTTGCGCTGTCCGGAGTGTCGTTCTCCCGTAGCAGGAACAGTGGAGGAGCTGCCCACTAATCCGCTGTTAGTCAGACTTCTGGAGGGACTTCAGGATATACCTCTAGGGCCAGCAAAAGACAAGGGACACGTGGACCGCGTTACCAAAGACTGCGCCCCATGCAAAGGACACCAGGACACCCAGTCCAACCAACACACGCAAGAGCTGGAATCTGACAGG TTGTACTCAAGAACCATCGTCAGCAGAGAACAGCGAGATAAACCTGGAGGTCTCGACATGAAATCTGGAGACGTCATCGACGAGGGCCGAAAGGAGAACGACAACCAGCGTCGTTCCGCTCACATAAAGGCAGGCGGTGGCCTCCGCCCCGCTAATGCTGTACAGCAGACCGACCAGTCCCTGCCTCAGCCCCAGCAGCAGTTGCCCCTATGCACTGCCTTGTACGACTTTGACGTGAGAGAGCTGGACCCACAGCACTGCAAAGACTGCTTGACCTTCTTCAAG GGAGATGTCATCACAGTCATTAGACGAGTGGACGACAGCTGGATCGAGGGGAAGTTAGGAGATAGAGTGGGGATAGTTCCGCTGCAATTCACAGAGGTTTga
- the LOC105902793 gene encoding E3 ubiquitin-protein ligase SH3RF2-like isoform X2, with translation MEDLALLDLLECPICLEPLDVTAKVLPCQHTFCKPCLQLQESSRSALRCPECRSPVAGTVEELPTNPLLVRLLEGLQDIPLGPAKDKGHVDRVTKDCAPCKGHQDTQSNQHTQELESDRLYSRTIVSREQRDKPGGLDMKSGDVIDEGRKENDNQRRSAHIKAGGGLRPANAVQQTDQSLPQPQQQLPLCTALYDFDVRELDPQHCKDCLTFFKGDVITVIRRVDDSWIEGKLGDRVGIVPLQFTEV, from the exons ATGGAGGATCTGGCTTTGTTGGACTTGCTGGAATGTCCTATTTGTCTGGAACCTCTTGATGTGACAGCTAAGGTACTGCCGTGCCAGCACACGTTCTGCAAGCCCTGCCTTCAGCTTCAAGAGTCATCGCGCTCGGCCTTGCGCTGTCCGGAGTGTCGTTCTCCCGTAGCAGGAACAGTGGAGGAGCTGCCCACTAATCCGCTGTTAGTCAGACTTCTGGAGGGACTTCAGGATATACCTCTAGGGCCAGCAAAAGACAAGGGACACGTGGACCGCGTTACCAAAGACTGCGCCCCATGCAAAGGACACCAGGACACCCAGTCCAACCAACACACGCAAGAGCTGGAATCTGACAGG TTGTACTCAAGAACCATCGTCAGCAGAGAACAGCGAGATAAACCTGGAGGTCTCGACATGAAATCTGGAGACGTCATCGACGAGGGCCGAAAGGAGAACGACAACCAGCGTCGTTCCGCTCACATAAAGGCAGGCGGTGGCCTCCGCCCCGCTAATGCTGTACAGCAGACCGACCAGTCCCTGCCTCAGCCCCAGCAGCAGTTGCCCCTATGCACTGCCTTGTACGACTTTGACGTGAGAGAGCTGGACCCACAGCACTGCAAAGACTGCTTGACCTTCTTCAAG GGAGATGTCATCACAGTCATTAGACGAGTGGACGACAGCTGGATCGAGGGGAAGTTAGGAGATAGAGTGGGGATAGTTCCGCTGCAATTCACAGAGGTTTga
- the sh3rf2 gene encoding E3 ubiquitin-protein ligase SH3RF1 isoform X1, with protein MNGDTPSTITMALIGPQDHTAVSDKQSSTQRLSISVCAALYSYSPQRHEELELRKGEMVGVYGKFKEGWLRGLSLRTGKVGILPSNYVTPVLRTSARIVESKPTPSSVSTGVGKRHGSHGSQKPLGVVLDRVSDANGMTSATGQAPPVTMAAQPMMSSHGATRSSHSGVKHGWDIVRRAFHSTHRGSFQRGTHRYHLTPSLQPSPADLGQIYSYGRSPVLPKKRNGLFSNPIRPQCWTTDTLPPSGGYQTVHRDTFHKEASSGLLHSILVKPDSYKYNIDKPVKTVRFVTEDTPQLVSWTTSLTSERQMYSGSQYSPPIMELWNPSAILGRDGNSSVLKDIKANSVKKSVGLDHAYGEGSSFSLKTSVGLNSLSSPSRHRVVIGYSAKTDAEMNLFEGEMVLLQRLRQDGRVLVTQESTGKTGLFQGTVLGCFEKCM; from the exons ATGAACGGAGACACTCCCTCAACAATCACCATGGCACTGATCGGCCCACAGGACCACACAGCCGTGTCAGACAAGCAGTCATCCACTCAGCGGCTCTCCAtcagcgt GTGTGCTGCCTTGTACTCTTACAGCCCACAGCGCCACGAGGAGTTGGAGCTGCGCAAGGGCGAGATGGTGGGCGTCTACGGCAAGTTCAAGGAGGGCTGGCTGCGGGGGCTCTCCCTTCGTACGGGCAAAGTGGGCATCCTGCCCAGCAACTACGTCACCCCCGTCCTCAG AACCTCTGCAAGGATTGTGGAGTCCAAGCCCACCCCCTCGTCTGTCAGCACGGGGGTGGGAAAGCGGCACGGTTCCCATGGTTCCCAGAAGCCTCTAGGCGTGGTCCTGGACCGGGTCAGCGACGCTAACGGAATGACGTCTGCCACTGGACAGGCACCACCGGTCACCATGGCAGCCCAGCCAATGATGTCATCTCACGGTGCGACGAGAAGTTCACATTCAGGGGTCAAGCACGGCTGGGACATTGTGAGGCGTGCCTTCCATTCCACACACAGAG gttcaTTTCAGCGGGGAACCCATCGATATCACCTGACTCCCAGCCTCCAGCCTTCGCCTGCAGACCTAGGGCAGATTTACAGCTATGGCCGCTCTCCTGTGCTGCCCAAAAAGAGGAACGGCCTCTTCTCCAACCCCATCAGGCCACAGTGCTGGACCACTGACACACTACCGCCCTCTGGTGGCTACCAGACCGTGCACAGGGACACTTTCCACAAAGAGGCCTCGTCAGGTCTCCTCCACTCCATCTTAGTGAAGCCAGACTCTTACAAGTACAACATAGACAAG CCTGTGAAAACAGTGCGGTTCGTAACAGAAGACACACCACAGCTGGTGTCATGGACGACCTCCCTGACCTCTGAGAGGCAGATGTATTCTGGATCCCAGTACAGCCCTCCGATCATGGAGCTGTGGAACCCCTCAGCCATCCTGGGCAGAGATGGGAACAGCTCCGTGCTCAAAGACATCAAGGCCAACTCGGTGAAAAAGAGTGTCGGGCTGGATCACGCTTATGGAGAAGGCTCTTCTTTCAGTTTGAAGACATCTGTTGGCCTAAACTCCCTGTCAAGTCCAAGCAG GCACAGAGTAGTTATTGGCTACTCTGCCAAGACTGACGCAGAGATGAACCTATTTGAAGGGGAGATGGTTCTGCTCCAGAGGCTTCGTCAGGATGGACGGGTTCTGGTGACACAGGAAAGCACAGGGAAAACAGGCCTTTTTCAGGGCACAGTTCTGGGATGCTTTGAGAAATGTATGTGA
- the sh3rf2 gene encoding E3 ubiquitin-protein ligase SH3RF1 isoform X2 — protein sequence MNGDTPSTITMALIGPQDHTAVSDKQSSTQRLSISVCAALYSYSPQRHEELELRKGEMVGVYGKFKEGWLRGLSLRTGKVGILPSNYVTPVLRTSARIVESKPTPSSVSTGVGKRHGSHGSQKPLGVVLDRVSDANGMTSATGQAPPVTMAAQPMMSSHGSFQRGTHRYHLTPSLQPSPADLGQIYSYGRSPVLPKKRNGLFSNPIRPQCWTTDTLPPSGGYQTVHRDTFHKEASSGLLHSILVKPDSYKYNIDKPVKTVRFVTEDTPQLVSWTTSLTSERQMYSGSQYSPPIMELWNPSAILGRDGNSSVLKDIKANSVKKSVGLDHAYGEGSSFSLKTSVGLNSLSSPSRHRVVIGYSAKTDAEMNLFEGEMVLLQRLRQDGRVLVTQESTGKTGLFQGTVLGCFEKCM from the exons ATGAACGGAGACACTCCCTCAACAATCACCATGGCACTGATCGGCCCACAGGACCACACAGCCGTGTCAGACAAGCAGTCATCCACTCAGCGGCTCTCCAtcagcgt GTGTGCTGCCTTGTACTCTTACAGCCCACAGCGCCACGAGGAGTTGGAGCTGCGCAAGGGCGAGATGGTGGGCGTCTACGGCAAGTTCAAGGAGGGCTGGCTGCGGGGGCTCTCCCTTCGTACGGGCAAAGTGGGCATCCTGCCCAGCAACTACGTCACCCCCGTCCTCAG AACCTCTGCAAGGATTGTGGAGTCCAAGCCCACCCCCTCGTCTGTCAGCACGGGGGTGGGAAAGCGGCACGGTTCCCATGGTTCCCAGAAGCCTCTAGGCGTGGTCCTGGACCGGGTCAGCGACGCTAACGGAATGACGTCTGCCACTGGACAGGCACCACCGGTCACCATGGCAGCCCAGCCAATGATGTCATCTCACG gttcaTTTCAGCGGGGAACCCATCGATATCACCTGACTCCCAGCCTCCAGCCTTCGCCTGCAGACCTAGGGCAGATTTACAGCTATGGCCGCTCTCCTGTGCTGCCCAAAAAGAGGAACGGCCTCTTCTCCAACCCCATCAGGCCACAGTGCTGGACCACTGACACACTACCGCCCTCTGGTGGCTACCAGACCGTGCACAGGGACACTTTCCACAAAGAGGCCTCGTCAGGTCTCCTCCACTCCATCTTAGTGAAGCCAGACTCTTACAAGTACAACATAGACAAG CCTGTGAAAACAGTGCGGTTCGTAACAGAAGACACACCACAGCTGGTGTCATGGACGACCTCCCTGACCTCTGAGAGGCAGATGTATTCTGGATCCCAGTACAGCCCTCCGATCATGGAGCTGTGGAACCCCTCAGCCATCCTGGGCAGAGATGGGAACAGCTCCGTGCTCAAAGACATCAAGGCCAACTCGGTGAAAAAGAGTGTCGGGCTGGATCACGCTTATGGAGAAGGCTCTTCTTTCAGTTTGAAGACATCTGTTGGCCTAAACTCCCTGTCAAGTCCAAGCAG GCACAGAGTAGTTATTGGCTACTCTGCCAAGACTGACGCAGAGATGAACCTATTTGAAGGGGAGATGGTTCTGCTCCAGAGGCTTCGTCAGGATGGACGGGTTCTGGTGACACAGGAAAGCACAGGGAAAACAGGCCTTTTTCAGGGCACAGTTCTGGGATGCTTTGAGAAATGTATGTGA